A stretch of Nitrospirota bacterium DNA encodes these proteins:
- a CDS encoding CheR family methyltransferase — MAAAKKTSRTNATAERGATHKAAKRQPVKGRRPPAETVPSIPLLTEPPGFLIVGIGASAGGLEAMEAFFHHMPPGSGMAFVVVSHQHAGHVSLLPSLLSKCTAMPVLEAKDGMAVEANGVYMAPGGINLAILHGILHFMDAPTKERVPLPIDYFFRSLAEDQKQRAVGIVLSGTGSDGTVGLRTIKAESGLTIAQDPQSAKYQSMPRSAIDAGVADVVQPVEKMAEPLRAYARSRTTPATLLPAREASQALHKIFILLRDRTGNDFARYKENTIHRRIERRMNVHQIENLKSYLRFLQANPHELDALFQELLIGVTSFFRDPQAFEVLEQKVLPALVEGKPEGAILRLWVAGCSTGEEAYSLAILFRELLTQKKLRLTIQIFASDLDSRAIDAARAGLYPVGIAEDLTPARLQRFFTKEDSRYRVKKEIRDLVVFAQHNLLTDAPFTKLDLLSCRNLLIYLDAQAQHNILPLFHYALKPNGVLFLGTSETVGEYDQLFTVIDRKWKLFRRTAELGTVPRLERFPHGSMKGTTEIRAEADAALLPTRPASIPTLIQQLLVSRYAPSAVVVNARGEVVYIHGHTGAYLEPAPGQPTHHLIEMAREGLRHDLAAALHQAAGQEEDVVRRGLRLRANGEVILVDLLVKKIAEPEALRGLLLVTFDTVRPGKAAVSKGVSARAAAPLKKGEPGLMQELEFTKQRLQRTIEELQTSNEELKSTNEELQSTNEELQSTNEELETAKEELQSLNEELLTVNAELQGKLDALAEAHDDLQNLLNSTEIATIFLDNELRIKRFTSEAKRVSCLIAVDVGRPLSDIVSKLVDDRLLEDAQDVLQTLVVKERDVQTTDGSWFAMRILPYRTGKNSIDGLVLTFLNITKSKEAEQAVQATRSVAASIVETMREPLLVLDDQLRVVLANQSFYRIFQVQPREVEQQLLYHLCAGAWNRPDLRHLLEEILPKNRSFQDFIVDQTFPHIGRRLLMLNGRRLEQALVLPGRILLAMEEVKAEGKAEGG, encoded by the coding sequence ATGGCGGCGGCGAAGAAGACCTCTCGAACCAACGCCACGGCCGAGCGCGGCGCCACGCACAAGGCCGCCAAGCGGCAGCCGGTCAAGGGCAGACGTCCTCCGGCTGAGACCGTTCCATCGATACCTCTGCTCACAGAACCGCCCGGTTTTCTCATTGTCGGGATCGGCGCCTCCGCCGGCGGCTTGGAGGCCATGGAAGCCTTTTTCCACCACATGCCCCCCGGCAGCGGGATGGCCTTCGTCGTGGTGTCGCACCAGCATGCGGGCCATGTCAGTCTTCTCCCGAGCCTGCTCAGTAAATGCACCGCGATGCCGGTGTTGGAGGCCAAGGACGGGATGGCGGTGGAGGCCAATGGCGTCTATATGGCGCCGGGTGGCATCAATCTGGCTATCCTGCACGGCATCCTGCACTTCATGGATGCCCCGACGAAAGAACGCGTGCCGCTGCCCATCGATTATTTTTTCCGTTCGCTGGCGGAAGACCAGAAACAACGAGCCGTCGGCATCGTCCTGTCCGGGACCGGCAGCGACGGCACCGTGGGGTTGCGCACGATCAAGGCCGAGTCCGGCCTGACGATCGCGCAAGATCCGCAGTCGGCCAAGTATCAGAGCATGCCGCGCAGCGCGATCGATGCCGGGGTGGCCGATGTGGTGCAGCCGGTGGAGAAGATGGCTGAGCCGTTGCGCGCCTATGCGCGGAGCCGCACCACACCGGCGACGCTCCTGCCTGCACGTGAGGCCTCGCAGGCGCTGCATAAGATCTTCATCCTCTTGCGCGACCGGACCGGGAACGATTTCGCGCGGTATAAAGAGAATACGATTCACCGGCGCATCGAACGACGGATGAATGTGCATCAAATCGAAAATCTGAAGTCGTATCTCCGGTTTCTCCAGGCGAATCCGCACGAACTCGATGCCCTGTTTCAGGAACTGCTGATCGGCGTCACCAGTTTCTTTCGCGACCCGCAGGCCTTCGAGGTCCTCGAACAGAAAGTGCTGCCCGCGCTCGTGGAGGGCAAGCCGGAGGGTGCGATCCTGCGGCTGTGGGTGGCCGGCTGTTCCACCGGAGAGGAGGCCTATTCGCTCGCCATCCTCTTCCGGGAATTGCTGACGCAGAAGAAGCTCCGCCTCACCATCCAGATCTTTGCATCCGATCTCGACAGCCGGGCCATCGACGCGGCGCGCGCCGGCCTCTATCCGGTCGGCATCGCCGAGGACCTCACCCCGGCGCGCCTGCAGCGGTTCTTTACCAAGGAAGACAGCCGCTATCGGGTCAAGAAGGAGATTCGGGATCTGGTGGTGTTTGCCCAGCATAACCTCCTGACCGATGCCCCCTTTACGAAGCTGGATCTCCTGTCTTGCCGCAATCTCCTGATCTATCTGGATGCTCAGGCCCAGCACAACATCCTGCCGCTGTTCCACTATGCCTTGAAGCCGAACGGTGTGCTGTTTCTCGGTACCTCCGAAACGGTCGGCGAGTACGATCAGCTCTTTACCGTCATTGACCGGAAATGGAAGTTGTTCAGGCGGACGGCGGAGCTCGGCACGGTTCCTCGACTGGAACGGTTTCCCCATGGATCGATGAAAGGGACCACCGAGATCCGTGCGGAGGCGGACGCGGCTCTTCTCCCCACTCGTCCCGCCTCCATCCCCACGTTGATCCAGCAGCTCCTGGTCTCGCGGTATGCGCCGTCGGCCGTCGTGGTAAATGCTCGGGGCGAAGTCGTCTACATCCATGGGCATACCGGGGCCTATCTGGAACCGGCGCCCGGCCAGCCGACCCACCATCTGATCGAGATGGCGCGGGAAGGGTTGCGGCACGATCTGGCGGCCGCGCTCCATCAGGCCGCCGGCCAGGAGGAGGACGTCGTGCGCCGCGGACTCCGCCTGCGCGCCAACGGCGAGGTCATCCTGGTCGATCTGCTCGTGAAAAAAATTGCCGAGCCGGAGGCCCTCCGGGGCCTGCTCCTCGTGACGTTCGATACGGTGCGTCCGGGAAAGGCCGCCGTGAGCAAGGGCGTATCGGCGCGAGCGGCCGCTCCGTTGAAGAAAGGGGAGCCTGGACTGATGCAGGAATTGGAGTTCACCAAGCAGCGGTTGCAACGGACGATCGAGGAACTGCAAACCTCCAATGAAGAGCTGAAGTCCACCAACGAGGAATTGCAATCCACGAACGAAGAGCTGCAAAGCACCAACGAGGAATTGGAGACGGCGAAGGAAGAGCTGCAGTCCCTCAATGAAGAACTCCTGACGGTCAATGCCGAACTCCAGGGCAAGCTCGATGCGCTCGCAGAGGCGCACGACGATCTGCAGAACCTCTTGAACAGCACCGAGATCGCCACGATCTTTCTGGACAACGAGTTGCGCATCAAGCGGTTCACCTCGGAGGCGAAGCGGGTGAGTTGCCTGATCGCCGTCGATGTCGGACGCCCCCTGTCGGACATCGTCTCGAAGCTGGTCGATGACCGGCTGCTGGAGGATGCGCAGGACGTGCTGCAGACGCTCGTCGTCAAGGAGCGGGACGTCCAGACCACCGACGGGAGCTGGTTTGCCATGCGGATCCTGCCTTATCGCACCGGCAAGAACAGCATCGACGGACTGGTGTTGACGTTTCTCAACATCACCAAGAGCAAGGAGGCGGAGCAGGCCGTCCAGGCGACGCGCAGCGTGGCCGCCAGCATCGTCGAGACGATGCGTGAACCCCTGCTCGTCTTGGACGACCAGCTCCGCGTGGTTTTGGCCAATCAGTCCTTCTACCGGATCTTTCAGGTGCAGCCGCGCGAGGTCGAGCAGCAGCTCCTCTACCATCTCTGCGCCGGGGCCTGGAACAGGCCGGATTTACGCCATCTGCTGGAGGAGATTCTGCCGAAGAACCGCTCCTTCCAGGACTTCATTGTGGACCAGACGTTTCCTCACATCGGACGTAGGTTATTGATGCTCAATGGCCGCCGACTCGAACAGGCGCTGGTCTTACCAGGCAGAATTTTGTTGGCGATGGAAGAAGTGAAGGCCGAGGGGAAGGCTGAAGGGGGTTAG
- a CDS encoding PAS domain S-box protein — MAKKPDRPAKSTALRRQAEELLRTTDRDVAAMPVKDVQQLVQELQVHQIELEMQNEELCRTQLALEAARDRYVDLYDFSPAGHLTLDTQGTIQEANLRAGTLLGIDRRELIGQPLAGVMAAGYEATLRRHWQEVLTSGRRQTCEVLLRNEKGLSCWVHLESLAVHEESGPITHWRMALLDVSDRKLAEQAMEAQRAQLDGIISSAMDAIITVDEKQRVLVFNRAAESMFGCPAADAIGQLLDRFIPERYRQAHHGHMSAFARVAVPARAKERVGTLFGLRATGEEFPFEASISHVRVGGKTLFTVILRDITERKRAEDALQASDAFTRSVLDSLSARVCVLDRDGVILQTNESWKTFVRCNANPAVAGDEVGQNYLDVCRRASAAGEPISRLIVEGVVAVLGGSQLSFSAEYVCHSPEEERWFQMRVTPLKASKGVVVSHTDISPRVRMGLELEHQLLLLGHKQEELESLTGKLIEAQEQERRRIARELHDDFNQRLAALAVELETLERTPDAFPEPVVQQLTAVRDHVGQLSDDLHDLAYRLHPSLLEHVGLEVAARDHVTEFTKRTGLPVTLTAREVPGTLSPEVATNLFRVMQESLQNVLKHARATEVTVKLSGSSKGIGLSVRDNGQGFDLERTDVRVQGLGLVSMQERMRLMGGFLRIHSLPTDGTKVCAWIPRAQEGA; from the coding sequence ATGGCCAAGAAACCAGACAGACCCGCGAAGTCCACGGCGCTTCGCCGACAGGCGGAGGAACTCCTCCGGACGACCGATCGCGACGTGGCCGCCATGCCGGTCAAGGACGTGCAGCAGCTCGTGCAGGAGCTGCAAGTCCATCAGATCGAGTTGGAGATGCAGAACGAGGAGCTGTGCCGGACTCAGCTGGCACTCGAAGCGGCGCGCGATCGTTATGTGGATCTCTACGATTTTTCCCCGGCCGGCCACCTGACGCTGGATACTCAGGGCACGATTCAGGAGGCCAATCTGAGGGCCGGGACCCTGCTCGGCATCGACCGGAGGGAGCTGATCGGACAACCGCTCGCGGGAGTGATGGCAGCCGGTTATGAGGCCACGCTCCGTCGGCATTGGCAGGAGGTCTTGACGAGCGGCCGGCGGCAGACCTGTGAGGTGCTGCTCCGGAACGAGAAGGGCCTTTCGTGCTGGGTTCATCTGGAGAGCCTGGCGGTTCACGAGGAGTCCGGGCCGATCACCCATTGGCGGATGGCGCTGCTGGACGTGAGCGATCGCAAGCTGGCCGAGCAGGCGATGGAGGCGCAGCGGGCGCAGCTCGATGGGATCATTTCGTCGGCGATGGATGCCATCATCACCGTGGATGAGAAACAACGGGTATTGGTCTTCAACCGCGCGGCAGAATCCATGTTTGGCTGCCCGGCTGCCGATGCCATCGGACAGCTACTCGACCGGTTCATCCCGGAACGGTACAGGCAGGCGCACCACGGTCATATGAGCGCCTTCGCCCGGGTGGCAGTACCCGCGCGTGCGAAGGAACGAGTCGGCACGTTGTTCGGCCTTCGAGCCACCGGAGAGGAGTTTCCCTTCGAGGCCTCCATCTCTCATGTCCGGGTCGGCGGCAAGACGCTCTTCACCGTCATTCTGCGCGATATCACCGAGCGGAAGCGCGCAGAGGATGCCTTGCAGGCCAGCGACGCCTTTACCCGTTCGGTCCTGGACTCGCTCTCCGCGCGTGTCTGCGTGTTGGACAGGGACGGAGTCATCCTCCAGACGAACGAATCCTGGAAAACGTTTGTCCGCTGCAATGCGAATCCCGCGGTCGCCGGTGACGAGGTCGGGCAGAATTACCTGGACGTGTGCCGGCGAGCGAGCGCCGCTGGAGAACCGATCTCCCGGCTTATTGTCGAGGGGGTTGTCGCCGTGTTGGGGGGCAGTCAACTGAGTTTCAGCGCGGAATATGTCTGTCATTCGCCGGAGGAGGAGCGCTGGTTCCAGATGCGGGTGACGCCGTTGAAAGCGTCGAAGGGCGTCGTGGTGTCGCATACGGATATCTCACCGCGAGTACGGATGGGGTTAGAGTTGGAGCACCAGCTTCTCCTGCTTGGTCACAAACAAGAGGAGCTGGAATCCCTCACGGGGAAGCTGATCGAAGCCCAGGAACAGGAGCGCCGACGGATCGCGCGAGAACTGCACGACGACTTCAATCAACGATTGGCGGCGCTGGCCGTTGAACTAGAGACCTTAGAGCGTACGCCCGATGCCTTTCCCGAGCCGGTCGTTCAGCAACTCACCGCGGTGCGGGACCATGTCGGACAGCTCTCCGATGACCTGCACGATCTGGCGTACCGGCTGCACCCTTCGTTGCTCGAACATGTCGGTTTGGAGGTCGCCGCGCGAGACCACGTGACCGAGTTCACGAAGCGGACGGGGCTGCCCGTGACGTTGACCGCGCGAGAGGTCCCTGGGACGCTCTCGCCGGAGGTGGCCACCAATCTGTTTCGCGTGATGCAGGAGAGTCTGCAAAATGTGCTCAAACATGCCCGGGCGACCGAGGTGACGGTGAAGCTGAGCGGCTCGTCTAAAGGGATCGGTCTGTCGGTGCGCGATAACGGTCAGGGGTTCGACCTGGAGCGCACAGACGTACGCGTGCAAGGACTCGGCTTAGTGAGCATGCAAGAGCGTATGCGTCTGATGGGCGGCTTTCTCCGAATCCATTCCCTCCCAACGGATGGCACGAAAGTCTGCGCTTGGATTCCTCGTGCTCAGGAGGGCGCATGA
- a CDS encoding response regulator transcription factor yields MKRPRVLMADDHSLILAGLRKLVEADCDVVGTVEDGRALVEAAQQLRPDLILLDISMPLLNGLEAARQLRTLVPDCKLIFLTMHASPTYATEAFQAGASGYLLKRSAASELGLAIASVLQGQHYLTPLLTKEVLDSVLKPSTGERGNPVSGALTARQREVLQLVAEGHGTKEIATILSVSVKTVEFHKSRIMQHLDLHTTADLTKYAITHGITGL; encoded by the coding sequence ATGAAGAGGCCGCGCGTCCTCATGGCCGATGACCATTCGCTGATCCTCGCCGGCTTGCGGAAGTTGGTGGAGGCTGACTGCGACGTGGTGGGCACGGTGGAGGACGGGCGGGCGTTAGTGGAGGCGGCGCAGCAGCTGCGGCCGGATCTGATTCTCCTGGACATCTCGATGCCGCTCTTAAACGGGCTCGAAGCGGCCCGGCAACTCCGCACCCTGGTGCCGGACTGCAAACTCATCTTCCTCACCATGCATGCCAGCCCGACCTATGCGACCGAAGCCTTCCAGGCCGGGGCCTCCGGCTATCTCCTCAAACGGTCTGCGGCCTCGGAACTCGGTCTGGCGATCGCGTCCGTCCTTCAAGGCCAACATTATCTGACGCCGCTGCTCACGAAAGAGGTGCTGGACTCGGTTCTCAAGCCCTCCACCGGCGAGCGAGGCAATCCTGTCTCCGGCGCGCTCACCGCGCGTCAGCGCGAAGTTTTGCAGCTCGTCGCCGAAGGCCATGGCACGAAGGAGATCGCCACGATCCTCAGTGTGTCGGTGAAAACGGTGGAGTTCCATAAGTCCCGCATCATGCAGCATCTGGATCTTCACACCACGGCGGACTTGACCAAGTACGCGATTACCCACGGCATCACCGGCCTCTAG